One Scleropages formosus chromosome 8, fSclFor1.1, whole genome shotgun sequence DNA window includes the following coding sequences:
- the LOC108937227 gene encoding voltage-dependent calcium channel gamma-3 subunit-like, whose amino-acid sequence MESREAQITMCDRGVQMLVTTVGAFAAFSLMTIAVGTDYWLYSRGVCRIKTPGENETNRKNEEVMTHSGLWRTCCLEGAFRGICKKIDHFPEDADYEQDAAEYLLRAVRASSIFPIISVGLLFMGGLCVAASEFYRSRHNVILSAGIFFVSAGLSNIIGIIVYISANSGDPSQRDAKKSYSYGWSFYFGALSFIMAEMVGVLAVHMFIDKHRQLRAQSRVELLKKPPAPGHHRRFRRRSRSAEPASRDDSPTGQGYGGPGSADISMYTLSRESGKASAASLLNSDREYLQAQKDYQDTLQREAANRRTTPV is encoded by the exons atggagagcagagaagcccagat CACGATGTGTGACCGAGGGGTTCAGATGCTCGTCACCACAGTGGGCGCCTTCGCCGCCTTCAGCCTCATGACCATCGCCGTGGGTACCGACTACTGGCTCTATTCCCGGGGTGTGTGTCGGATTAAGACGCCGGGGGAGAACGAGACCAATCGGAAGAACGAGGAGGTGATGACCCACTCGGGGCTCTGGAGGACCTGCTGCCTGGAAG GTGCATTTCGGGGAATCTGCAAGAAGATAGACCATTTTCCAGAGGATGCTGACTATGAGCAGGATGCGGCCGAGTACTTACTGC gCGCTGTGAGGGCCTCCAGTATCTTCCCCATCATCAGCGTGGGCCTGCTCTTCATGGGGGGACTCTGCGTGGCGGCAAGTGAGTTCTACAGGAGCCGGCACAACGTCATCCTCAGCGCAGGGATCTTCTTCGTGTCGGCCG GTCTAAGCAACATCATTGGCATCATCGTGTACATCTCAGCCAACTCCGGGGACCCGAGCCAGCGTGACGCCAAGAAGAGCTACTCCTACGGATGGAGCTTCTACTTCGGCGCGCTGTCCTTCATCATGGCTGAGATGGTGGGCGTCCTGGCCGTGCACATGTTCATCGACAAACACCGGCAGCTGCGTGCTCAGTCGCGTGTCGAGCTCCTTAAAAAGCCGCCCGCCCCCGGGCACCACCGCCGCTTCCGCCGGCGCTCCCGCTCGGCCGAGCCGGCCTCCCGCGACGACTCACCCACTGGCCAGGGCTACGGTGGCCCCGGCTCTGCCGATATCTCCATGTACACGCTGTCACGGGAGTCCGGCAAGGCTAGTGCTGCCTCGCTTCTCAACTCAGACAGGGAGTACCTACAGGCCCAGAAGGACTACCAGGACACGCTACAGCGGGAGGCGGCCAATCGGAGGACCACCCCAGTGTGA